ACAATGTTTTCTTCTTCAAAAAACTTGAGTGCTCCAGCATGTGCAATACCTTTGGTACCCCCGCCCGAAAGTGTAATGCCAATAGTACTATCTTTAAACTTCATGGTTATAAATTGTAGTACTAAATTACACTTTTTTCTTAATTCCATTTTTTTTGTTTCTGTAAAACTTGATGTAAATTTGTAGTAAAATGGAAACAACATGCAAAATGCACTTATTACGAATAGTTTAGAGCAAAGTTATTCGTACACGGAATACAGAAATCACGTTACACATTTATTACTCGATGGCTTATCTACTGGCGATACGCAATCGGAAGAGTTAACAAATTACAGCTCGTTGAACGAAGTACGTATGAACCGCTTGGATAAAACGATACAACTAACCCCTGAAGTTATTGAGCGTTTAAATGCAATACAGCGCAAATATGTTTTTTTAGTACTATCCGAAGGCTGGTGTGGCGACGCTGCACAACTATTACCTGTTATGGAAAAAATGGCAAGTGCAACCGATAAGCTGGAGTTGCGCATTGTACTTAGAGATGAAAATAGCGAGTTAATGGATGGTTTTTTAACCAACGGTGGTAGAGCAATACCGAAGTTAATTTTAGTTGCTGCTGAAGATAACACGGTTATGGGCAATTGGGGACCCCGACCTGCTGGAGCTACAAAACTGGTTAAAGATGCAAAAGCAAAGGATGGTGTAGTAACGCAAGAAACTAAAACCGAGTTACAAAAATGGTACTTAAAGGATAAAGGTATTAGTACTATGGAGGAGATAACAGATTTACTTGAGAGCGCAGAAAAACAGTAGTTTATTGTACTGTACCAATAATATCTATTTTATCAGAAGTTGATATGCCTCCAGGGTTACAGCCAGGTAATCCTTCGGGTATTGGCTTACCAATGTTTTTATAGTAGGTTACCCAAGCAGGAAAAAATTCGTTGGTATTGGGTTGCTTGTACGTCATGGGGTATAGTTTAAAAAAAGGTGTACCCGAATAAGCAAACATAAATGCATCGTAAATAAGTTCCGAGCAATAATAACTGTCGTTACCATATATGTATTCATCATCATACGGCACTCCTATTTGCTGTAAGGAGAAGTTTGTTGCTAAAGGAATAATGTAACGGTATTGTTTTTTAAGCCTCCCCACGTACATGGGTTTGGTTGTGTTTTTAGAGAATTCTTTTAGCGTAGTAAGGCGTACTGCATTGCCAGCAGCTTCTATTACATATATAGTATCGTTTTTGTGGTATACCATACCCATGTGGCTAAAATTGTTACCATTATATCCTTCGGTAACGGCCTCTATGGCATCGCATAAAGGACCACAATCCATATCCTGGAAAATAAGGTCGCCATCCTGCAAATCTACATTTTGAGCAAAAGCAGGAAGCATAGTTAGTGCTATAAATACGTATAATAGTTTAATTTTCAACTTCATTTTCAAAGGTTTCAGGTGCTATTGCATCAGTAACAGAGAAGTTACCTATTTTAGTACGGCGTAATGCCGTAAGGTGCGCACCCGATTGTAGTGCTTTACCATAATCGTACGCTAACGACCGAATGTAAGTGCCCTTACTGCAAACTACCCTAAAATCAACTTCGGGTAGTGCAATACGCGTAATTTCAAACTCGTGTATGGTGGTTTTACGTGATGCAATTTCGACTTCTTCACCTTTACGCGCATGCT
The Flavobacterium litorale genome window above contains:
- a CDS encoding thioredoxin family protein, yielding MQNALITNSLEQSYSYTEYRNHVTHLLLDGLSTGDTQSEELTNYSSLNEVRMNRLDKTIQLTPEVIERLNAIQRKYVFLVLSEGWCGDAAQLLPVMEKMASATDKLELRIVLRDENSELMDGFLTNGGRAIPKLILVAAEDNTVMGNWGPRPAGATKLVKDAKAKDGVVTQETKTELQKWYLKDKGISTMEEITDLLESAEKQ
- a CDS encoding YiiX/YebB-like N1pC/P60 family cysteine hydrolase, encoding MKLKIKLLYVFIALTMLPAFAQNVDLQDGDLIFQDMDCGPLCDAIEAVTEGYNGNNFSHMGMVYHKNDTIYVIEAAGNAVRLTTLKEFSKNTTKPMYVGRLKKQYRYIIPLATNFSLQQIGVPYDDEYIYGNDSYYCSELIYDAFMFAYSGTPFFKLYPMTYKQPNTNEFFPAWVTYYKNIGKPIPEGLPGCNPGGISTSDKIDIIGTVQ